In Anseongella ginsenosidimutans, one genomic interval encodes:
- a CDS encoding gluconate:H+ symporter has product MPLIILLAGITLLVILILWARLNAFLAFLLVSILVGLLLGLELPVVLAAIQKGMGDTLGGLVIIIGFGAILGKLVADSGAAQRIASWLRQVFGKRYLVWAFVMAGFIVGIPLFYGVGFVLMVPLVFTIAARYNIPAVYLGVPMLAALSVTHGFLPPHPGPAALVGLFGANMGATLLYGTLIGIPAIILAGPVFGLSLKKYRASPLKTFVAEEMPVASLPGIGGSLLTAFLPVILIAAGSLAGFYLPGGSSLRGVLTGLGDPAMAMILAVLFAMYILGFRRGRKMQELMGMLSSAVADIAMILLIIAGAGALKAILDESGISLYLAEYLGRMDMHPLLLAWSISAVIRICVGSATVAALTTAGIMAPVIIVTGADPNLMVLATGAGSLIFSHVNDSGFWLFKEYFNLSVKETLLTWSVMETIIAFSGLAGVMVLDLII; this is encoded by the coding sequence ATGCCGCTGATTATTCTGCTTGCGGGTATTACATTGCTGGTTATTCTCATCTTATGGGCAAGACTGAACGCCTTCCTGGCTTTTTTGTTGGTTTCCATCCTGGTTGGTTTGCTGCTTGGTCTGGAACTTCCGGTGGTCCTGGCCGCCATTCAAAAAGGAATGGGGGATACTCTTGGGGGGCTGGTGATCATTATAGGGTTCGGGGCCATATTGGGGAAGCTGGTGGCCGACAGTGGCGCGGCGCAGCGGATAGCTTCGTGGCTGAGGCAGGTTTTTGGAAAACGTTACCTGGTCTGGGCTTTCGTAATGGCCGGGTTCATCGTAGGTATTCCCTTGTTTTACGGAGTAGGCTTTGTGCTAATGGTGCCCCTGGTATTCACCATTGCTGCCCGGTATAATATCCCTGCCGTTTACCTTGGGGTGCCAATGCTGGCAGCGCTTTCAGTAACGCATGGGTTTTTGCCGCCGCATCCCGGTCCGGCAGCTCTGGTAGGCCTTTTCGGGGCCAATATGGGCGCGACCCTGTTGTACGGAACACTAATAGGGATCCCTGCCATAATATTGGCGGGGCCGGTTTTTGGTCTTTCATTAAAAAAGTACCGGGCCAGCCCCTTGAAAACTTTCGTCGCTGAAGAAATGCCTGTAGCTTCCCTGCCTGGAATAGGAGGGAGCCTGCTGACCGCTTTTTTGCCGGTGATCCTGATCGCGGCAGGTTCGTTGGCGGGTTTCTATCTGCCCGGAGGAAGCTCCCTCCGGGGCGTCCTTACCGGCCTTGGCGACCCTGCTATGGCCATGATCCTTGCTGTATTGTTTGCCATGTATATCCTTGGATTCCGGCGAGGAAGGAAAATGCAGGAATTGATGGGCATGCTTTCCTCCGCCGTAGCGGATATCGCCATGATACTTCTTATTATCGCAGGCGCAGGTGCCTTAAAAGCGATCCTGGATGAAAGCGGCATCAGCCTTTATCTTGCGGAATATTTAGGCCGCATGGATATGCATCCGCTTTTACTCGCATGGAGCATCAGCGCGGTGATCCGGATATGCGTGGGATCCGCCACTGTAGCTGCCTTAACTACTGCGGGAATAATGGCTCCGGTAATTATCGTAACCGGGGCCGATCCTAATCTGATGGTACTCGCAACCGGCGCGGGCAGCCTTATTTTTTCGCATGTAAATGATTCCGGATTTTGGCTTTTCAAAGAATATTTTAATCTTTCGGTCAAGGAAACCTTATTGACCTGGTCGGTAATGGAAACGATCATTGCTTTTTCCGGCCTGGCAGGGGTGATGGTCCTGGATCTTATAATTTAA
- a CDS encoding PVC-type heme-binding CxxCH protein, which produces MKIISLPALRTSKLTGLLALVLTVLSGCNNQRPEPVDLRQGSRIMLIGGNLGSRMMNYGYFETEMHLRYPDSSLFIRNMCDGGDTPGFRPHASRNSPWAFPGAEKFQTEYAANSHSEGHFETPDEWLTRLKADIIIGFFGFSSSFEGPDRLENFKAELDAFIKHTLAQNYNGQAPPQLVIVSPIAFEDLSAARDLPDGKVENENLKRYTQGMKEVCEANQVRFINAFDPSLKWYSQSDAPLTIDGSQLNDEGYRKFSGFLAGQLTGGQKPARGVNTSLVHQAVQEKNWTWHYDYKIPNGVHAYGRRFDPFGPDNYPQEIEKIRQMTGIRDQAIWLAASKGAVLNLDSADQTTRDLPEVETNYNPKANGSLDYLFGQEALEKIKPAPGYKIELFASEQEFKDLAKPVHVAFDNKGRLWVSVMPTYPHYRPGDPKPNDKILIFEDTDGDGKADKQTVFADGLHLPLSFEIAPEGVYVSGGTNLLLLTDTDGDDRADKREILLSGFDDHDTHHNISAFEADPSGAIYMGEGVFLHSNVETSYGTVRATNGGFFRYDPKRHHLERTAQVSIPNPWGITFDDWGQPFFAETSSPDVRWMLPGTGLPRYAEANPKSFDLIEPAHRVRPTSGLEFVSSRHFPDEVQGDLLINNTIGFLGMKQHTMEDEGTGYKSHHRQDLFVSDDRNFRPVDMEFAPDGSLYFIDWHNVLIGHMQHNARDPLRDHKLGRIYRVTYPARPLVRPAFIAGAPVDTLLENLKLPEASSRYRTRRELRGRPAGEVLSRLNAWWQALDKNDPAYEHHLVEALWVSWGLNQVDRELLDRVLNSPDYRARAAAVRVVRYYGYKLQDTNELLMKAVNDEHGRVRLEAILAASWLPDREAGLAILEAAGEAPMDKWIAPSYEAAVAHLEGKNVKEKKQENQPLETTLKGKDLDLFKKGKEIYARDGFCATCHQPDGKGLEASGFPPLAASPWATGNEERLIKLTLKGLIGPLEVNGKKYPGQVPMTPFEGLLNDEEVAAVLTYVRNAFGNKATVIRPEQVEKVRAAVKDHSGFYTPEELLKAHPMEK; this is translated from the coding sequence ATGAAAATTATTAGCCTTCCTGCTTTGCGGACCAGCAAATTGACGGGCTTGTTAGCTCTGGTACTAACCGTCCTGTCGGGCTGTAATAACCAGCGGCCCGAGCCGGTGGACCTGCGGCAGGGATCCCGTATCATGCTCATTGGCGGGAACCTGGGCTCCCGCATGATGAACTATGGGTATTTCGAAACAGAAATGCATCTTCGTTACCCGGACAGCTCTCTTTTTATCCGTAATATGTGCGATGGCGGAGATACTCCCGGGTTCCGGCCGCATGCCAGCAGGAACTCTCCCTGGGCTTTTCCGGGCGCGGAGAAGTTTCAAACCGAATATGCCGCTAATTCGCACAGTGAAGGGCATTTTGAAACGCCCGACGAGTGGCTGACAAGACTCAAAGCCGATATTATTATCGGATTCTTCGGCTTCAGTTCCTCGTTTGAAGGCCCGGACCGGCTGGAAAACTTTAAGGCGGAACTCGATGCATTTATAAAGCATACCCTTGCGCAGAACTACAACGGCCAGGCCCCGCCCCAGCTGGTCATTGTTTCTCCGATTGCTTTTGAGGACCTGTCGGCCGCCCGGGATCTTCCCGACGGCAAAGTAGAAAATGAAAATTTAAAACGCTATACCCAGGGAATGAAGGAAGTGTGCGAAGCAAATCAGGTGCGCTTTATCAATGCCTTCGATCCTTCGCTGAAATGGTATTCGCAAAGCGATGCCCCGCTGACCATTGACGGCTCTCAGTTGAACGATGAGGGATACCGGAAATTTTCGGGCTTTCTGGCCGGCCAGCTGACCGGCGGGCAAAAACCTGCCAGGGGCGTAAATACCTCGCTGGTACACCAGGCGGTGCAGGAAAAAAACTGGACCTGGCACTATGATTATAAAATACCCAACGGCGTACATGCTTACGGAAGAAGGTTTGACCCCTTCGGCCCGGACAATTATCCCCAGGAAATTGAAAAGATCCGGCAGATGACCGGAATACGCGACCAGGCGATCTGGCTGGCGGCAAGTAAAGGAGCCGTCCTGAACCTGGACTCCGCCGATCAGACCACCAGGGACCTTCCGGAAGTGGAAACCAATTATAATCCCAAAGCGAACGGCAGCCTGGACTATTTGTTCGGCCAGGAAGCCCTTGAAAAGATCAAACCTGCGCCGGGTTATAAAATTGAACTGTTTGCTTCCGAGCAGGAATTCAAAGACCTGGCCAAGCCGGTCCATGTCGCCTTCGACAATAAAGGACGGCTGTGGGTATCGGTCATGCCTACCTACCCGCATTACCGGCCCGGCGATCCTAAACCTAACGATAAAATACTGATTTTTGAAGATACCGACGGTGATGGAAAAGCGGATAAACAAACGGTGTTTGCCGATGGCTTGCATCTGCCGCTGAGCTTCGAGATCGCGCCGGAAGGAGTATATGTTTCGGGAGGAACTAACCTGCTGCTGCTTACAGATACCGACGGCGATGACAGAGCCGACAAACGGGAGATACTGCTAAGCGGTTTCGACGACCATGACACCCATCATAATATCAGTGCCTTTGAGGCCGATCCGTCGGGCGCCATTTACATGGGTGAGGGTGTTTTCCTGCACAGCAATGTGGAAACTTCCTACGGAACCGTACGCGCCACCAACGGCGGCTTTTTCCGCTACGATCCCAAACGCCATCACCTGGAACGTACTGCCCAGGTATCCATTCCAAACCCCTGGGGCATTACGTTTGATGATTGGGGACAGCCCTTCTTCGCTGAAACATCTTCGCCTGACGTTCGCTGGATGCTTCCCGGTACAGGTTTGCCTCGGTATGCCGAAGCCAACCCAAAATCCTTCGACCTGATTGAACCGGCCCACCGGGTACGGCCCACTTCCGGGCTGGAATTTGTATCAAGCCGCCATTTCCCTGACGAGGTACAGGGAGACCTGCTGATCAATAATACGATCGGTTTCCTGGGAATGAAGCAGCATACCATGGAAGACGAGGGAACCGGGTACAAAAGCCATCACCGGCAAGACCTCTTCGTGTCCGATGACCGCAATTTCCGCCCGGTGGACATGGAATTTGCCCCGGATGGATCCTTATATTTCATTGACTGGCACAATGTCCTGATCGGTCACATGCAGCATAATGCGCGTGATCCGCTGCGTGACCATAAGCTGGGCCGGATTTATCGCGTTACTTATCCCGCGCGTCCCCTGGTGCGTCCGGCCTTTATCGCCGGCGCTCCGGTTGATACACTCCTTGAAAACCTGAAGTTGCCGGAAGCAAGCAGCCGCTACCGCACCCGCCGCGAACTGAGGGGAAGGCCGGCCGGGGAGGTACTCTCCCGCTTAAACGCCTGGTGGCAGGCGCTCGATAAAAACGATCCCGCATACGAACATCACCTGGTGGAGGCTTTATGGGTAAGCTGGGGTTTAAACCAGGTTGACCGCGAGCTGCTGGACCGTGTGCTGAACTCACCCGATTACCGGGCGCGGGCCGCGGCCGTACGCGTAGTTCGCTATTACGGATATAAACTTCAGGACACAAACGAATTACTTATGAAAGCTGTCAATGACGAACACGGACGCGTCCGTCTCGAAGCCATTCTGGCGGCCTCCTGGCTGCCTGACCGGGAAGCCGGCCTCGCGATACTGGAAGCCGCCGGGGAAGCTCCCATGGACAAATGGATCGCCCCCTCCTATGAGGCCGCGGTAGCCCATCTGGAAGGTAAGAATGTGAAAGAAAAGAAGCAGGAAAACCAGCCCCTGGAAACTACCCTCAAAGGCAAAGACCTGGACCTGTTTAAAAAAGGAAAAGAAATTTACGCCCGGGACGGATTCTGCGCCACCTGTCATCAACCGGATGGAAAAGGCCTGGAAGCATCCGGCTTCCCGCCGCTGGCCGCTTCCCCCTGGGCAACCGGCAATGAAGAACGGCTGATAAAACTGACCTTGAAAGGCCTAATCGGCCCCCTTGAGGTCAATGGAAAGAAATATCCCGGCCAGGTACCCATGACACCATTCGAAGGCCTGTTAAACGATGAGGAAGTAGCCGCGGTACTCACCTATGTGCGAAACGCCTTCGGCAATAAAGCGACGGTAATCCGTCCCGAACAAGTAGAAAAAGTACGCGCAGCCGTGAAGGACCATTCAGGTTTCTACACGCCGGAAGAACTGCTAAAAGCCCATCCCATGGAAAAGTGA
- a CDS encoding acyl-CoA dehydrogenase family protein translates to MKNQFRREGDINKLSLKRGLSPAIWKEIMSNAPLSVAIPEAYGGRGSQVKECLALMAAASYESLPLSLTFGINIALFLEPVAKYANEEVKAEIFNRFLTEQNMGGLMITEPEYGSDALNMKTAHKELNDCYRIKGIKHWQGLTGLADYWIIASRKALPTGDLNRDIEFFICDVTQEGQEIEVEEYFDSIGLYMIPYGRNKLNLKIPKKYKLEPESTGIKMMLDILHRSRMQFPGMGMGFIKRMLDESIAHCKNRIVGASNLLALDQVQFQISRIQSAYTLCSAMCSRSSEISSFENNLATQGLEANSMKAMVADLMQESSQLLAQMSGAKGYRISHIGGRGVMDSRPFQVFEGSNEMLYSQIAEMVFREMKKQKRLNLLDYLKNHPLTAKVSDHFRKELNFIIDAIVPQRKLVDLGKILARVISAGYVKELYEKGFRKDLVDSCIETVEQEVAALVSSFKFPNTNTVIYDYAENSSWLKYS, encoded by the coding sequence TTGAAAAACCAATTCCGGAGGGAAGGGGATATCAACAAATTGAGTTTAAAAAGAGGGCTGTCACCGGCTATCTGGAAGGAAATAATGTCCAACGCGCCCTTGTCTGTTGCCATACCTGAAGCGTACGGAGGACGGGGGAGCCAGGTGAAAGAATGCCTGGCGCTGATGGCAGCCGCTTCCTATGAATCGCTCCCTTTGTCTCTTACCTTTGGAATCAATATCGCGCTTTTCCTGGAACCTGTCGCAAAATACGCCAACGAGGAAGTAAAAGCGGAAATATTCAACCGCTTCCTGACCGAGCAAAACATGGGTGGTTTGATGATCACCGAGCCGGAATACGGCAGCGACGCCCTGAATATGAAAACAGCCCATAAGGAGCTGAACGATTGCTACCGGATAAAAGGCATCAAACACTGGCAGGGACTCACCGGCCTGGCCGATTATTGGATCATTGCTTCCAGGAAAGCTTTGCCTACAGGAGATTTAAACAGGGATATTGAATTTTTCATTTGCGACGTTACCCAGGAGGGACAGGAAATAGAAGTGGAAGAATATTTTGATTCCATCGGCCTGTATATGATCCCTTACGGCAGGAATAAACTGAACCTTAAAATTCCCAAGAAATATAAACTGGAGCCGGAATCCACAGGCATAAAAATGATGCTTGATATCCTTCATCGCAGCAGGATGCAATTCCCCGGAATGGGAATGGGCTTTATTAAACGAATGCTTGATGAATCCATCGCTCATTGTAAAAACCGGATAGTGGGCGCAAGCAACCTGTTGGCCCTGGATCAGGTACAGTTCCAGATATCGAGGATACAATCTGCATATACGCTCTGTTCGGCGATGTGTTCGCGGAGCAGCGAAATAAGCAGCTTTGAGAATAACTTAGCTACCCAAGGCCTGGAAGCTAACAGTATGAAGGCGATGGTAGCCGACCTCATGCAGGAATCATCTCAGCTGCTCGCACAAATGTCCGGCGCAAAAGGTTACCGCATAAGCCATATCGGGGGGCGCGGAGTAATGGACAGCCGACCTTTCCAGGTATTCGAGGGCTCCAATGAAATGCTTTACAGCCAGATCGCTGAAATGGTTTTCCGCGAAATGAAAAAGCAAAAAAGGCTGAATCTGCTGGACTACCTCAAAAACCACCCTCTCACGGCGAAGGTAAGCGACCATTTCAGAAAAGAACTGAACTTCATTATTGATGCCATTGTGCCTCAGCGGAAACTGGTTGATCTTGGAAAAATACTTGCCCGTGTGATTTCAGCCGGCTATGTAAAAGAGCTTTATGAAAAAGGCTTCCGCAAGGATCTTGTTGACAGCTGCATTGAAACCGTCGAACAAGAAGTTGCTGCATTGGTGAGTTCCTTTAAGTTCCCCAACACGAATACGGTGATCTACGATTATGCGGAGAACAGTTCCTGGCTTAAATATTCCTGA
- a CDS encoding DUF1579 domain-containing protein — MKRFSLVLSALLLASLLCHAQTQNDQEAMQKAWMEYMTPGEMHKMLAEDDGEWTSEITFWMAPDAPPTTTSGTSTNRMIMDGRYQESVFSGEMNGMPFEGIGVTGYDKARKVFVTTWIDNMGTGMMYLEGQWNEADKSITFRGTMTDPLSGGEVEIKQVIKRIDEDTQVMEMYDTRDGNEFKSMEIKMTRK; from the coding sequence ATGAAACGTTTCAGCCTTGTACTCAGCGCCTTGCTGCTGGCGTCATTGCTATGCCATGCGCAAACCCAAAACGACCAGGAGGCCATGCAAAAAGCGTGGATGGAATACATGACTCCCGGTGAAATGCATAAAATGCTGGCAGAGGATGACGGTGAATGGACATCCGAGATCACCTTCTGGATGGCCCCCGACGCTCCTCCCACGACTACCAGCGGCACCAGCACTAACAGGATGATCATGGACGGCCGCTACCAGGAATCTGTATTCTCAGGAGAGATGAACGGCATGCCCTTCGAAGGTATTGGTGTTACGGGATATGACAAAGCAAGAAAAGTTTTCGTAACTACCTGGATTGACAACATGGGGACTGGAATGATGTATCTTGAGGGGCAGTGGAATGAAGCTGATAAATCCATAACTTTCCGCGGAACAATGACCGATCCGCTAAGCGGCGGGGAAGTAGAGATCAAGCAGGTCATAAAAAGGATCGATGAAGACACGCAGGTGATGGAAATGTACGACACCAGGGACGGAAACGAGTTCAAATCAATGGAAATCAAAATGACCCGGAAATAG
- a CDS encoding dihydrofolate reductase family protein, with protein MNKLFFDSGISLDGFLAGDHRGPQNPLGDGGMSIHNWMYEGGQENGPESKLVEDTLARTGSYIMGKRMFEEGEPNWPEDLYKADVYVLTHEKRDPWVQKGTTVFHFINDGIESAVKKAKNSSRGKDIRIQGGAETIQQFLNAGLVDEFILHISPVILGSGIRLFEGIDKTKFIIEIAEVIPGGLSTHVKYNLKLKDQ; from the coding sequence ATGAACAAATTATTCTTTGATAGCGGCATTTCCCTTGACGGCTTTCTGGCAGGCGACCATCGCGGCCCTCAAAACCCTTTGGGAGACGGGGGAATGTCCATTCATAATTGGATGTATGAGGGCGGACAGGAAAACGGGCCGGAAAGTAAACTGGTTGAGGACACGCTCGCAAGGACAGGGTCCTACATCATGGGGAAAAGAATGTTCGAAGAAGGAGAACCGAACTGGCCGGAAGATCTCTATAAAGCAGACGTATATGTGTTAACACATGAAAAGCGAGATCCCTGGGTACAGAAAGGAACTACCGTTTTCCATTTTATAAATGATGGAATAGAAAGCGCCGTCAAAAAAGCGAAGAATTCGTCCAGAGGGAAGGATATCAGAATACAGGGGGGCGCAGAAACCATTCAGCAGTTTTTAAACGCGGGGCTGGTAGATGAGTTTATCCTGCATATTTCACCGGTCATCCTGGGGAGCGGAATTCGCCTTTTTGAGGGTATTGACAAAACAAAGTTCATTATTGAGATTGCGGAGGTAATCCCCGGCGGACTAAGCACGCACGTAAAGTATAACCTCAAACTAAAAGATCAATGA
- a CDS encoding serine hydrolase domain-containing protein: MKVKKWFVLFLAIAACKSHSQDLRPKQLSGQLDSLFSFYEQHNLYFVSVELEKAGELLYQRSVGYENLEKKKKLDSSSVFLVGSITKTYTAVMIMQLVEEGKIRLSDKLSRFYPQVPNASGIDVEMLLRHRSGLFNYTSNENFLSEVSSPVSRQELLERFYRLDTIFSPGTRYEYSNTNYMLLGFILEDLTGDKYENQLKKRILDKLNLKNTYYGRPDDRSNFALSYQYQDGQWTETQPEWNTDWALGAGAISATVNDISAFYKGLFSGKLVSEESLRQMMDLRDNYGLGLAGIPYGRETFYGHAGGIENYRSICGYNPGDRILFTQVSTAAFNGNPNEISIQVLNAVYENKVSYPDTVQKIEAKVPVDVLRTYEGTYSASGVPLDIRIFVKDSTLQGQATGQAAFPLTAYSNTEFGYEDAGISMGFFMENETQKFHFKQGQIQADFSRKP, from the coding sequence ATGAAAGTAAAAAAATGGTTCGTGCTTTTTCTGGCCATCGCAGCCTGCAAAAGCCATTCGCAGGACCTTCGACCGAAGCAGCTATCCGGACAATTAGACAGTTTATTCAGCTTTTATGAACAGCATAACCTGTATTTCGTCAGCGTGGAGCTGGAAAAGGCCGGCGAGTTGCTCTATCAGCGGTCCGTAGGTTATGAGAATCTTGAGAAAAAGAAAAAGCTGGACAGCAGCAGCGTCTTCCTGGTAGGTTCTATTACCAAAACCTATACGGCCGTTATGATCATGCAGTTGGTAGAAGAGGGAAAGATCCGGTTATCGGATAAGTTATCCCGGTTTTACCCGCAGGTTCCAAACGCCTCCGGGATCGATGTAGAAATGCTGCTCAGGCACCGGAGCGGCTTGTTCAATTATACTTCCAATGAAAACTTCCTGTCAGAAGTAAGCAGCCCGGTTTCGAGGCAGGAACTACTGGAGCGATTTTACAGGCTGGACACCATTTTTTCCCCGGGAACCCGGTACGAATACAGCAATACAAATTATATGCTGCTTGGCTTCATCCTGGAAGACCTGACCGGCGACAAGTATGAAAACCAGCTAAAAAAGCGGATCCTTGATAAATTGAATTTAAAAAACACTTATTACGGCCGGCCGGACGACCGCTCGAATTTTGCCCTTTCCTATCAATACCAGGATGGTCAATGGACGGAAACGCAACCTGAATGGAATACGGACTGGGCGCTCGGAGCAGGGGCCATCTCGGCAACAGTGAATGATATTTCCGCTTTTTACAAGGGGCTGTTTTCCGGAAAGCTGGTTTCGGAAGAAAGCCTGCGGCAAATGATGGACCTCAGGGACAATTATGGCCTTGGCCTGGCCGGCATTCCTTACGGCCGGGAAACATTTTACGGACATGCGGGAGGAATAGAAAATTACCGGTCGATATGCGGCTATAACCCCGGGGACCGTATCCTGTTTACTCAGGTTTCTACTGCCGCCTTTAACGGTAATCCCAATGAGATCAGCATCCAGGTTTTGAATGCGGTGTATGAAAATAAGGTAAGTTACCCGGACACCGTTCAAAAAATCGAGGCAAAAGTGCCGGTAGATGTTCTCCGCACTTATGAGGGCACTTATTCCGCTTCTGGTGTCCCGCTGGATATCCGCATCTTTGTTAAAGACAGCACGCTGCAAGGGCAGGCGACAGGACAGGCGGCATTTCCGCTTACAGCCTATTCGAATACAGAATTCGGATACGAAGACGCAGGGATAAGCATGGGGTTCTTCATGGAGAACGAAACCCAAAAGTTCCACTTTAAACAAGGGCAGATTCAAGCTGACTTCAGCAGGAAGCCATAG
- a CDS encoding membrane dipeptidase — MSLEKLIDHYDHICQIAGNSKHIAIGSDLDGAFGKEQSPYDLETIADLRKLGDLLQKRGYSPDDIENIFYGNWLRFLREAWK, encoded by the coding sequence ATTAGCCTTGAAAAACTGATCGACCATTACGATCATATCTGCCAGATAGCCGGCAACAGTAAACATATCGCAATCGGAAGCGACCTGGACGGGGCTTTTGGCAAGGAACAGTCTCCTTACGACCTGGAAACGATTGCCGACTTACGGAAACTCGGTGATTTGCTGCAAAAGCGCGGGTACTCCCCTGACGATATAGAGAATATTTTTTACGGGAACTGGCTGCGTTTTCTTCGCGAGGCATGGAAATAG
- a CDS encoding dihydrofolate reductase family protein, protein MKKVVLDLAVSLDGFIEGPNGETDWCILEDDMNFEGFLASIDTIFYGRVSYDIWGNFQPGSGASQIEQQLWKDVNSKHKVVFSSQSRDDDNAIFINSDITNKVKEIKEQGGKDIWLHGGAGLIKTFIELNLIDSYRLSVHPTVLGSGTPLFKDLKERIALTLVKTNIFKSGVVQLIYEPRK, encoded by the coding sequence ATGAAAAAAGTAGTTTTAGATTTAGCAGTAAGCCTTGATGGTTTTATTGAGGGTCCCAATGGGGAAACAGACTGGTGCATTCTGGAAGACGATATGAATTTCGAAGGATTTCTTGCAAGTATTGACACGATATTTTACGGCAGGGTAAGTTACGACATTTGGGGTAATTTTCAGCCCGGCTCCGGTGCCAGTCAAATCGAACAGCAGCTGTGGAAAGATGTAAACTCAAAACATAAAGTTGTTTTTTCGAGCCAAAGCCGGGATGATGACAACGCCATCTTTATAAATTCCGACATTACGAATAAGGTGAAAGAAATCAAAGAACAGGGAGGAAAGGACATTTGGCTCCACGGCGGCGCGGGCCTTATCAAAACCTTTATCGAATTAAACCTTATTGATTCATACCGTTTGTCGGTACATCCGACAGTTTTGGGCAGCGGAACTCCCCTGTTCAAAGACTTAAAGGAACGAATAGCGTTAACGTTGGTTAAAACCAATATTTTTAAATCGGGTGTTGTACAGCTCATCTACGAGCCCCGGAAATAA
- a CDS encoding helix-turn-helix domain-containing protein — protein sequence MKYHEVKPCTALESHIHAFWELNGDESACKWERIFPDGCPGMVINLGAPCKTDNGSAVMEHGKTYVVGTMTSFKDSLIDSDTHLLGVCLKPAVFSSFYTYAPQNELTNNTVEFDLGLSFDFGKIMSDPVPYLNSFFSTRKRDKHAPLQSVLTDIHQSKGRYSISVLAKRNHTTVRQLERDFKTHIGVTPKEYSAIIRFQAALSLLNTANHKRNLAAVAFECGFYDHAHLSNEMKRRTGLAPSQF from the coding sequence ATGAAATATCATGAAGTTAAGCCTTGTACAGCTTTAGAAAGCCATATCCATGCTTTCTGGGAATTGAACGGCGATGAAAGCGCTTGTAAATGGGAGCGGATTTTTCCTGACGGATGCCCCGGGATGGTTATAAATTTGGGAGCGCCTTGCAAAACAGATAATGGCTCAGCAGTAATGGAGCATGGCAAGACGTATGTGGTAGGGACCATGACATCCTTTAAAGATAGCTTAATTGATTCAGATACACACTTGTTAGGCGTATGCCTGAAACCAGCCGTGTTTTCGTCCTTTTACACCTATGCTCCGCAAAATGAATTAACCAATAATACCGTCGAATTTGATTTGGGGCTTTCGTTCGATTTCGGGAAGATAATGAGCGATCCGGTGCCGTATCTTAACAGCTTTTTTTCAACCAGAAAAAGAGATAAACATGCGCCTCTTCAATCCGTTTTAACCGATATTCATCAGTCAAAAGGAAGATATAGCATCAGCGTTCTTGCCAAAAGAAATCACACTACTGTAAGGCAATTAGAACGGGACTTTAAAACACATATTGGTGTTACGCCGAAAGAATATTCAGCGATCATCCGCTTCCAGGCTGCCTTGTCATTATTGAATACCGCTAACCATAAACGAAACTTAGCAGCCGTAGCTTTTGAATGCGGATTTTACGATCATGCGCATCTTAGCAATGAAATGAAGCGGCGCACCGGGCTCGCGCCATCTCAATTTTAA
- a CDS encoding RidA family protein, which produces MSAELEFEKLGLNLPPAPAPKGVYKPLLIVGDFCYVSGHGPVLDTGELIIGRVGAELDAEQGKQAAQQTALTILSTIRSNLGSLDRVKRVIKVLGMVNCPPDFGRHPYVINGCSELFAKIWGTERGIGVRSAVGMGSLPDNIPVEIEAVFELGQ; this is translated from the coding sequence ATGTCTGCAGAACTGGAATTTGAAAAGCTTGGATTGAACTTACCTCCGGCGCCCGCTCCGAAAGGGGTTTATAAGCCCCTGCTTATTGTTGGTGATTTCTGTTATGTATCCGGGCATGGGCCCGTGCTTGATACCGGTGAACTTATCATCGGGCGGGTAGGGGCAGAGCTGGATGCGGAGCAGGGAAAGCAGGCGGCGCAGCAGACCGCCCTGACCATACTTTCTACGATCAGGTCTAACCTGGGTTCACTTGATCGCGTCAAACGGGTGATCAAGGTGCTTGGCATGGTGAATTGCCCGCCGGATTTCGGGCGGCATCCCTATGTTATCAACGGCTGCAGCGAATTGTTTGCTAAGATTTGGGGAACCGAAAGGGGCATTGGCGTCCGCAGCGCCGTAGGCATGGGCTCCCTGCCGGATAATATTCCCGTAGAAATAGAAGCGGTATTTGAACTGGGTCAGTAA